The following are encoded together in the Planctomycetia bacterium genome:
- a CDS encoding IS5/IS1182 family transposase: ISWLHQFRRLRVRYERRDDIHEAFMLLGCIVICGYFL, encoded by the coding sequence CATCAGTTGGCTACATCAATTTCGACGCTTACGGGTTCGCTATGAACGACGCGATGACATCCACGAAGCGTTCATGCTACTCGGGTGCATCGTCATCTGCGGCTATTTCCTCTAA